A genomic stretch from Malus domestica chromosome 15, GDT2T_hap1 includes:
- the LOC103416276 gene encoding receptor protein-tyrosine kinase CEPR1-like, translating into MASYNHTTFVLSIFLIIYSLFNPSQAVIRTNTSQSEFFLLIIKSVSANAGNSLSDWDVKGGKPYCNFSGVTCNNEGYVVELDISSRSLSGNFPAGICSYLPQLRVLRLGRNNLRGDFVDSITNCSFLEELNMEHLYLSQTLPDFSPMKSLKVLDMSYNLFIGKFPMSVFNLTNLEVLNFNENEGFNLWQLPEDITRLTNLKSMILTTCMIEGKIPASIGKMTSLVDLELSGNFLGGEIPAEIGLLKNLKQLELYYNQLVGTIPEELGNLTGLVELDMSVNKLTGRIPESICRLPKLQVLQLYNNSLSGEIPSAIADSKTLSMLSLYDNFLTGEIPRNLGHSSPMIVLDLSENHFSGPLPTEVCKGGKLLYFLMLDNKLSGEIPESYSECQSLLRFRLSYNHLEGSIPAGLLSLPHVSIFDLGYNNLSGQIADTIGRARNLSELFIQSNKISGVLPPAVSGAISLVKIDLSNNLLSGPIPSAIGNLKKLNLLMLQGNKLNSSIPDSLSSLKSLNVLDLSNNLLTGNIPESLVELLPNSINFSNNKLSGPIPLSLIKGGLVESFSGNPGLCVKVSSDQNNFPICSQSLNKKKLNSFWVVTVSVVFLLIGALLFLKRRFGRRAEVEHDESLSSSFFSYDVKSFHRISFDHRKVIEGMVDKNIVGHGGSGTVYKIELSSGDVIAVKRLWSRKAKDSGEDQLFTHKELKTEVETLGSIRHKNIVKLYCYFSSSDCNLLVYEYMPNGNLWDALHKGWIHLDWPTRHQIALGIAQGLAYLHHDLMPPIIHRDIKSTNILLDVNNQPKVADFGIAKVLQARGGKDSTTTVIAGTYGYLAPEYAYSSKATTKCDVYSFGVVLMELITGKKPVEAEFGDNKNIIYWVSNKVDTKEGATEVLDKRSSDSFKEEMIQVLRIAVRCTYKAPSLRPSMKEVVQLLIEADPCRFDSCKSSTKTKEAPNVTKVKNPYEL; encoded by the exons CCGGTAACTTTCCTGCAGGCATCTGCTCTTACCTGCCTCAGTTGCGTGTTCTCCGTCTTGGACGTAACAATCTCCGGGGTGACTTTGTGGACAGCATCACCAACTGCTCATTCTTGGAAGAGCTCAACATGGAACATTTGTACCTCAGTCAGACGCTTCCGGATTTTTCACCCATGAAATCTCTGAAGGTTCTTGACATGTCGTACAATTTGTTCATCGGCAAGTTCCCCATGTCAGTGTTCAACCTCACCAATCTTGAGGTACTCAACTTCAATGAAAACGAAGGTTTCAACTTGTGGCAGCTTCCGGAGGACATCACTCGGCTGACAAATCTCAAATCTATGATCTTGACAACGTGCATGATTGAAGGGAAGATCCCGGCATCAATTGGAAAAATGACTTCTCTTGTTGATCTCGAATTGAGCGGCAATTTCCTGGGCGGTGAAATTCCGGCCGAGATTGGTTTGCTCAAGAATTTGAAACAGTTGGAGCTCTACTACAACCAACTTGTTGGAACTATACCTGAGGAGCTTGGAAATCTCACTGGCCTGGTAGAATTAGACATGTCAGTCAATAAGCTGACTGGAAGGATTCCGGAATCTATTTGTCGTCTTCCCAAGCTCCAAGTCCTGCAGCTTTACAACAACAGTCTTTCAGGTGAAATCCCAAGCGCCATCGCAGACTCGAAAACACTGAGCATGCTGTCGCTTTATGACAACTTCCTGACAGGAGAAATTCCTCGAAATCTGGGGCACTCATCACCAATGATTGTCTTAGACTTGTCCGAGAACCATTTTTCCGGTCCATTGCCAACGGAGGTTTGCAAGGGAGGTAAGTTGCTCTACTTTCTTATGCTGGACAATAAGTTATCTGGAGAGATACCAGAGAGCTACTCAGAATGCCAGTCTCTTCTTCGATTTCGACTTAGCTATAATCATCTGGAGGGCTCAATACCTGCAGGACTTCTTAGTCTTCCCCATGTTTCGATCTTTGATTTGGGTTACAATAATTTGAGTGGTCAGATTGCAGATACAATTGGAAGAGCTAGAAACTTGTCAGAATTGTTTATACAAAGCAACAAGATTTCAGGTGTTCTACCACCTGCAGTCTCTGGAGCAATCAGCCTAGTAAAGATTGACCTCAGTAATAATCTTCTTTCTGGTCCAATTCCTTCTGCAATTGGAAACTTAAAGAAGCTTAATTTACTGATGTTACAAGGCAACAAGCTCAACTCTTCCATTCCCGATTCTCTTTCTTCACTAAAATCTCTCAATGTTCTTGATCTCTCCAACAACCTCTTGACCGGAAACATCCCAGAGAGTCTCGTTGAATTATTACCAAACTCCATCAACTTCTCAAACAATAAGCTTTCTGGTCCAATTCCTCTCTCATTGATAAAAGGCGGGTTGGTGGAAAGCTTTTCCGGCAACCCAGGCCTCTGTGTTAAAGTTTCATCAGATCAAAATAATTTTCCCATATGTTCACAATCtcttaacaaaaaaaagttaaattctTTCTGGGTAGTTACAGTTTCAGTAGTCTTCCTCCTCATTGGAGCTCTGCTGTTCCTAAAGCGCCGGTTTGGAAGAAGAGCAGAGGTGGAACATGATGAGAGCCTGTCCTCATCATTCTTCTCATATGATGTAAAGAGCTTCCATCGAATAAGCTTCGACCACCGCAAGGTCATTGAAGGCATGGTTGATAAGAACATAGTAGGCCATGGAGGATCAGGGACAGTGTACAAGATTGAGCTGAGCAGCGGGGATGTGATTGCAGTGAAGAGGCTGTGGagtagaaaagcaaaagattctGGAGAAGATCAGCTGTTCACACACAAGGAGTTGAAAACTGAGGTCGAGACGCTGGGAAGTATAAGGCACAAAAACATTGTCAAATTGTACTGCTACTTCTCAAGCTCGGACTGCAATCTTTTGGTTTATGAGTATATGCCAAATGGTAACCTTTGGGATGCTCTTCACAAAGGTTGGATCCATCTAGATTGGCCTACTCGTCACCAGATTGCCCTCGGGATTGCGCAGGGTTTGGCATACCTCCACCATGATCTGATGCCTCCAATTATTCACAGAGATATCAAGTCTACCAACATCCTGCTCGATGTCAATAACCAACCCAAGGTTGCAGATTTTGGCATAGCCAAGGTTTTACAAGCAAGAGGAGGAAAAGATTCCACCACCACTGTTATTGCTGGGACTTATGGTTACTTAGCCCCGG AatatgcatattcatccaaagCAACAACCAAGTGTGACGTCTACAGTTTTGGGGTAGTTTTGATGGAGCTGATAACTGGGAAGAAGCCGGTGGAGGCAGAGTTTGGAGACAACAAGAACATCATATACTGGGTTTCAAACAAAGTGGACACCAAAGAAGGAGCTACGGAGGTGCTGGACAAGCGATCATCGGACTCATTCAAGGAGGAGATGATCCAGGTTCTTCGCATTGCCGTTCGATGCACCTACAAGGCGCCTTCGCTGCGCCCGAGCATGAAGGAGGTCGTTCAGCTGCTGATTGAAGCTGACCCTTGCAGATTTGATTCATGCAAGTCATCAACTAAGACCAAAGAAGCACCAAATGTGACAAAGGTCAAGAACCCTTATGAGTTATGA